The DNA region TGCCCAGCCCGTACAGGGCCTGCCTTGCGCATCCTCGATGTCAGCAATTCGAATTGTTGACATTCCGACTTTCTGACTCGCCATTGTCGCGTTCAGCCTGTAATTTCATAGGGCTGCCAGGGATGATTCCTTGCCAAAGCAGGGCTCGGCAGTCTATGGAAGGTCTCAGTTCTGTTATCCCGTGAACCTATTTTTTCGAGGGGTTGGATGAAACTTCTGGACAGGATGTCTTTTGCGAGAAAGGTTCTGCTGCTGCCGCTCATCGCAACTGTCGTCTTCGTAGGCATCTTCATTTTTTATGGTCTCCCGCAGTTTCGGCACGCTCTCATCGATACGCGGGTCGAATCGAACAGGAACCTCGTGGAGACCGCGCACAGCCTGGTGGACGCCGTACGCGAAGACGCAATCGCGAACGGCCTGTCCGAGGCCGACGCCAAAGAGCGCGCCATGGCCATGCTGCGCCGGCTCTCATACGGCGAGTCCAACTACTTCTGGGTCAACGATCTCCAGGGCAAGATGATCCTGCACCCGGCCCTGCCCGAGCTGGAAGGCCAGAACATTGCGGAAGCGCCCTTCAACACCGATTTTCTGGAAGAGCTGCTGGCCAAGGCCCGCAAGAACGGGGAAGGCTATGTGCAGTACCGCTGGCCCCGGCCAGGCAACGACCAGCCAGTGGACAAGATATCCTTTGTCTCCCTGTACAAGCCATGGGGATGGGTCATCGCCACAGGCCTCTATGTGGACGACGTGGACGCTCGCATCATAGCCTTTGGCGAGCAGGCCGTGCTCGGCCTCATCCTTGCCGTCATCCTGCTCTTCATCACCAGCCACCTGCTTGCCAGCCGCATCGCCCGTCCGCTGCACGAGGCGGAAACCGCTCTGGAGAAGCTTGCCCGCGGCAAGGTGGATGTGGACGTCTCTTATGAAGGCCACGACGAGGCCGGCCGGATGATGGCCGCCATGCGTGAGATGATCGCCGCCCACCAGGCTCTTTCCGAACACGCCAATCGCCTGGCCAACGGTGACCTGAGCGTGGTCATGCCGCCCAGGTCGTCCGACGATGTTCTGGGCGCCGCCCTGGCCGAGCTTGCCGAATCGCTGCGCAAGCAGCTTGGCGAGATCGTCCACACCATGGAGGTCATCTCCAGGACGGCCACCAGCCTCGGCGGATCAGTCCAGATGCTCGCCTCGTCCACGCACGAGACAGCCACTTCCATCAGCGAGACCACGGCCTCTGTCACCGAGGTGAAAACAGCCACCCGGCTGGGCTGCGACAACGCTGGGGCCCTGGCCGAGTCTGCCAAGGCCACCCTGGACACCTCCCGGAAGGGTCTGGAAGCCACGCGCCAGAACCGCGCCGGCATGGACAGGATTCTGGAGCAGATCAACGAGGCCGGCTCCCAGGTGGAAGCCCTTGCTGAGAAGGCCGGCATGGTGGAGCAGATCACCACGTTTGTGGCCGACCTTTCGGACCGCTCCCAGATTCTCGCCGTGAATGCGGCCATCGAGGCGGCCAAGGCCGGAGAGGCCGGGGCCGGGTTCGAGGAAGTGGCCAGGGAGATGCGCCGGCTGGCCGTGGAGTCCAAGGACGCCACCACGCATACCCGCCGCATCCTCATGGACATCCGTGACTCGGTGCAGGAGACAGCCACCACGGCGCGGGAAAGCACCGAGGTGGTGCAGACCGCTTCCGAGCAGCTCTCTCGGGCGGAGCAGGCCATTACCGACCTGGCCGACCAGCTGGGCAAGGCGGCGCAGGCCTCATCCGAGATAGCGGCCACGCAGCAGCAGGAGTACACCGGCGTGGCGCAGATCGGCGAGGCCATGGAGTCCATCCGGGCCGCCAGCGACCAGAGCGCCGAGGTCTCGGAAAAGCTCGCCTCGGAGTCCAAATCTTTGGACGAGCTCAACTCCCGGCTGGAACGAATTCTCAATCGCTACAAGTTCTGATCGCCGACATGGAAGATCGCCTCGCTCCCTCCGTCCCTGCCGCCGCAAGGTTCCGCCGCGCTGTGCGCCGTGCGGCGCTTGCGCTTCCAGGGCTCTGGGCCGTGGTCCCGGCTGGGCAGGCGTACGCTGCCGCGCCGACGTTCGCCTCGCTTCCCATGCTCGCGCCTGTATTCGGCCTTATCCTGATCGTAGTCGTGGTCGCCCTTGTCGTGGCGCTGAACCAGGTCCTGTCCGCTCGCCGCGCCATCGCCGAACGGCTGCGGGAGCTTCAGTCGCAGCTGGCCATCCTCAGCGTCAACGCCGCGGACATCATCGTACTCACCGATCCGATGCTGCGGCCCCGGTTTGTCAGCGATTCCGTCAGGAAAGTGCTGGGCTACGGTTCGGCGCAGTTCGGCTCGCTGCCCGTGGAGCGGCGGTTCCCGGCCGGGTTCGAGAATCACTTGCGCGAGCACGGCAACAAGCGGGAGACGATCCGCCATACCGGCCCTCTCGACGCCAAGGACGGCCGCCGCCTGTGGATGGAGGCCCTCTCCACCCCCTCGTTCGATGATGCGGGCTCCCTGACCGGCTATGTGCACGTCATCCGCGACGTGACTGCGAGCAAGGAGAGCGAGGCCCGGCTGCGCGAGCAGGAGATCCGCTTCCGCAAGCTCATCTCCGACCAGGCCGACGCCCTGCTGGTGGTCGGACCCGGCGGAGACGTCCGTTTCGCCAACCCGGCGGCCGCAAAGATGTTCTGCGCCGAGGTCACGGAGCTCACGGGCATGCGTTTCGGCATGATCCGGCGCGAAGAGTCGCCCCTGGAGATGTGCATCCTCTACGACGGCGGGTACTCCCTGGCCGAGATGCGGGTCAGCGACATTCTCTGGGACGGCGAGGGCTGCGCCGCCGTGTATCTTCACGACACGAGCAGCCGCCTGGGCATAGAGAAGGCGCTGCGCGAGTCCGAGGAGCGCTACCGCATGGTGGCCGAGTACACCCACGACTGGGAGCTCTGGATAGGCCCGGACGGAGAGGTGCTCTTCACCAGCCCCTCCTGCGAACGCGTTTCCGGGTACCCGCCGGACGAGTTCCGCAAGAACCCGGCGCTGTTGGACGAGCTGGTGCTGGAAAATGACCGGGAGACGTGGAGCACGCTTCTTCGGGAAGGCCCCGTGGACTCGTCGGAGGCAGTGGACTTCCGATTCGTGCGCCGCGGCGGCGATCTCCGCTGGGTCTGCGTCTCCAGCCAACGCGTCTACGACGAGGACGGCGTGTTCCAGGGAACGCGGTCGTCCCTGCGGGACATCACCAACCGCAAGAACATGGAGATGGAGCTGCGGCACAAGTCGCTGCACGACGTGCTCACCGGCCTTGCCAACCGCGATCTCTGCCTGGACCGCATCCAGCGCGGCCTGCAGCGGGCCAAACGCCGAGCCAGCTTCTTCTTTGCCGTGCTGTTCATCGATCTGGATCGCTTCAAGATCATCAACGAGAGCCTGGGCCACAACTACGGCGACAAGCTGCTGAAGCAGGTGGCGGAGCGGCTCACACACCACGTTCGCGGCATGGACACCGTTTCCCGCTTCGGCAGCGACGAGTTCGTGCTCTTCCTTGACGATCTGGACTCCCCCCGCGAGGCCATTGCCGCGGCCAAGCGGATCAACGCCTCCATCCGCCTGCCCTACCGTTTTGACAACCACGAGGTGCTGACGACAGCGTCCATGGGCATCGTGCTCGGCCCGGTCTTCGATATCACGGCCGAGGACATGCTGCGCAACGCGACCATCGCCCTGCACCGGGCCAAGGAGCTGGGCGGCGACAGGTTCAAGGTCTTTACGGAGCGCATGCTGGACCAGGCCATGCAGAGGATGAGCCTGGAGCGGGACCTGCGCCAGGGGCTGGCCAACGACGAGTTCTTCCTGGTCTACCAGCCGGTCCTGCGCATGAAGGACAGGCAGCTCGTGGGCTTCGAGGCCCTGGTCCGCTGGCAGCATCCCTCGCGCGGCCTGCTGCTCCCGGGCGAGTTCATCCCCCTGGCCGAGGAAACTGGCCAGATTCTGGAGCTGGGACGTTTCGTTTTGCAGGAGGCGTGCAGCACCATGGCCGCTTGGCAGGAGCAGCACCCGGAAACCGAGCCCTTCTTCCTCTCCGTCAACCTCTCGGGCAGGCAGTTCTCCAGCCTGGATCTCATCGAGCAGGTCCGCTCCATCATCTACAAAACAGGCATCTCGGCCAGCCGCATCAAGCTGGAGATTACCGAGACCACCATCATGGAGGATGCGGAGAACGCCGTGGAGAAGCTGCGCCGGCTCAAGAACCTGGGCCTGACCATCTCCATCGACGATTTCGGCACGGGCTACTCTTCCATGAGCTACCTGCAGCAGTTCCCCCTGGACAATCTGAAGATCGACCTGAGCTTCGTGCGGCTGATGGAAGTGAGCCCGGAGAACAAGGAGATCGTGCGCGCCATCGTGAGCCTGGCTCACACGCTGGGGCTGGATGTGGTGGCGGAAGGGGTGGAGAACGAGCAGCAGGAGCAGACCCTGCGCGACCTGGGCTGTGAGTATGCCCAGGGCTTCCTCTACGCGCGGCCCATGCCGGCCGACGATGCCAGGCGCAGGATGCTTGAAACCGCCTAAGCCGTCAGACCGGCGGTGCGTTCCATTCCGACGCGGCCGCATCTGGGTCGGGCCCACGTAGCATTTTTCAACGAGATATTGCCGCACCAGGGGACCTGATGGCCACCCGGTGTGTGCGTACCGGCAGAACGCCGTCAGAATGCGCGGCTGCGTTCCCGCTCCTGCAGGAAGGCGTCCCGCTCCAGGGCGATCTTTTCCACCAGGGACAGCGCCGTCTCCAGCCGGTTCTCAAGCGCCGCATGCTCAAGCTGCACAGCGGCTTCCTTGATGGAGGTGGCCCCGATGGTGGTGGAGGCGCTTTTCAGGCTGTGGCCCAAAATGGCGATGCGGTTCAGGTCCGCGTTCTCAGCCGCGTTTTCCAGGCCCTCCACCAGGGTGGGCATCTCCTGCTCGAAGACCTGCAGCAACTCGTCGTAGAGCTCCAGGTCGCCGTCCAGGCGCTCCCACAGCACGGACCGCTGCAGCAGGCCTCCGCCCTGATCCGCTGGCTTTCGAACGGACGACGCCGGTGCCGTATCGGAGACCTCGGCCAACGCGCGGCGCAGGTCGGCCATGGTGAGCGGCTTGGCCAGGTAGCCGTCCATGCCCCCCGCCTCGCACTTCTCCCGCACGTCGCTGAAGACGTGGGCCGTCACGGCGATGACCGGCACTTCTGCCATGTCCCTGCCTACCTCGCCGCTGCGGATGCGGCGCGTGGCTTCCAGGCCATCCATGTCCGGCATCTCCAGATCCATCATCACCAAGTCGAACCGTTTCTGCGACAGTGCGGACAGGGCGTCCTCGCCGGACCCCACGATGGTGGCGGCGTGGCCCAGCTGGTCCAGAAACTTCCGGGCGACCAGGGCGTTCACCGGGTTGTCCTCGGCCACCAGCACCTCCAGGGCGCGGACCTTGCCCGTTGGCCGTTGCGGCGCGGCCTCCTTGACCACCCTGGCGGAATCGCCCGTGCCGAACATGACCGTGAATATGAACGTGGACCCGCTGCCGAGCTCGCTTTCCACCCATATCTCGCCACCCATGAGCGAGACCAGCTTGCGGCAGATGGCCAGCCCCAGGCCGGTGCCGCCGGTGCGCTTCACATAGCCGCCTTCGGCCTGGGCGAACTGCTCAAAGATAAGCTCCTTGTGGGACTCAGGAATGCCTATGCCCGAGTCCGACACGGCAAAGCGCACTCCCACAGGCCGCGGCGCAGCCACGCCGGAGTCCGCCTCCTCGCCGGGATCATGACTGGACACGCGGATGGCGATGCCCCCGGTCTCCGTGAACTTCAGCGAGTTACCCAAAAGGTTGTTGAGCACCTGGCGCAGCCGGCTGGGGTCGCCCAGCACGTAGCGCGGCACGTCGCCGTCCATGCGCAGGCTCAGGGTCAGACCCTTGTCCTTTGCCGGCAGCTCAAAGGCGCGCTTGGTGCTGTTGAGCACGCCGCGCAGATCGAAGTGGACGTCTTCAAGGCACGTTCCGCCCGATTCGATCTTGGAGAAATCGAGGATGTCGTTGATGACGGTGAGCAGGTGCTGCGACGAGTCGCGGATGATGCCGATGTTCTCCTTGCGCTCGTCGTCCATCTCCCGGTTGTGCAGGTACTCCGCCATGCCCAGGATGCCGTTCATGGGCGTGCGTATCTCGTGGCTCATGGCGGCCAGGAACAGGGTTTTGGCGTGGTCGGCCTCTTCGGCCTTGCGCTTGGCGCGGCGGAGCTGGTCCAGGGTCTGCGTGCGCTCCAGGGCAATGCCGTAGAGATCGCCTATGGAGCCGAGGATCGCCAGATCATCCTCCGTGTACTCGCGGTCGGAATTGGCCAGGGTGATCTGCCCCAGCAATACGCCATCGCCGGAAATGGCTGGCACGGAGA from Oceanidesulfovibrio marinus includes:
- a CDS encoding cache domain-containing protein, producing MKLLDRMSFARKVLLLPLIATVVFVGIFIFYGLPQFRHALIDTRVESNRNLVETAHSLVDAVREDAIANGLSEADAKERAMAMLRRLSYGESNYFWVNDLQGKMILHPALPELEGQNIAEAPFNTDFLEELLAKARKNGEGYVQYRWPRPGNDQPVDKISFVSLYKPWGWVIATGLYVDDVDARIIAFGEQAVLGLILAVILLFITSHLLASRIARPLHEAETALEKLARGKVDVDVSYEGHDEAGRMMAAMREMIAAHQALSEHANRLANGDLSVVMPPRSSDDVLGAALAELAESLRKQLGEIVHTMEVISRTATSLGGSVQMLASSTHETATSISETTASVTEVKTATRLGCDNAGALAESAKATLDTSRKGLEATRQNRAGMDRILEQINEAGSQVEALAEKAGMVEQITTFVADLSDRSQILAVNAAIEAAKAGEAGAGFEEVAREMRRLAVESKDATTHTRRILMDIRDSVQETATTARESTEVVQTASEQLSRAEQAITDLADQLGKAAQASSEIAATQQQEYTGVAQIGEAMESIRAASDQSAEVSEKLASESKSLDELNSRLERILNRYKF
- a CDS encoding sensor domain-containing protein is translated as MEDRLAPSVPAAARFRRAVRRAALALPGLWAVVPAGQAYAAAPTFASLPMLAPVFGLILIVVVVALVVALNQVLSARRAIAERLRELQSQLAILSVNAADIIVLTDPMLRPRFVSDSVRKVLGYGSAQFGSLPVERRFPAGFENHLREHGNKRETIRHTGPLDAKDGRRLWMEALSTPSFDDAGSLTGYVHVIRDVTASKESEARLREQEIRFRKLISDQADALLVVGPGGDVRFANPAAAKMFCAEVTELTGMRFGMIRREESPLEMCILYDGGYSLAEMRVSDILWDGEGCAAVYLHDTSSRLGIEKALRESEERYRMVAEYTHDWELWIGPDGEVLFTSPSCERVSGYPPDEFRKNPALLDELVLENDRETWSTLLREGPVDSSEAVDFRFVRRGGDLRWVCVSSQRVYDEDGVFQGTRSSLRDITNRKNMEMELRHKSLHDVLTGLANRDLCLDRIQRGLQRAKRRASFFFAVLFIDLDRFKIINESLGHNYGDKLLKQVAERLTHHVRGMDTVSRFGSDEFVLFLDDLDSPREAIAAAKRINASIRLPYRFDNHEVLTTASMGIVLGPVFDITAEDMLRNATIALHRAKELGGDRFKVFTERMLDQAMQRMSLERDLRQGLANDEFFLVYQPVLRMKDRQLVGFEALVRWQHPSRGLLLPGEFIPLAEETGQILELGRFVLQEACSTMAAWQEQHPETEPFFLSVNLSGRQFSSLDLIEQVRSIIYKTGISASRIKLEITETTIMEDAENAVEKLRRLKNLGLTISIDDFGTGYSSMSYLQQFPLDNLKIDLSFVRLMEVSPENKEIVRAIVSLAHTLGLDVVAEGVENEQQEQTLRDLGCEYAQGFLYARPMPADDARRRMLETA
- a CDS encoding PAS domain-containing hybrid sensor histidine kinase/response regulator — translated: MKRNEDKTLAALLGRAAEALAQSARKGKSSGPELTQLAQELSEQREHLGSDDLPEPEQPAACGDARLFELAPAAFFAFDEIGVITEANHDAAQLLETERLRLVGKPFIIFVASEHQDVFYEHKRLTIATGVPQLVELRLLSNSGNQRSVRIRSIASKVDGVVLCLSVVLDMNELDVVREQLADSVDQDTVLERAPIGFFQTTPGGKFLNANSEMARLYGYESVDELMDKAHIGADIYADPKERDALFAVLHQEGEVSGREYRHVRKDGSTFWAQVSMRAVYDPRGRITRYEGYVTDVSELKRMGASLARSATRNSVLAELSRTILMSASIGEVSDLVLSAAKELTDSPHGFAGYIDPETGQLVCITLTGEMWSGCTVENKRYVFEDYKGLWGWVLENKQPLLLNNAAADPRSEGVPKGHIPVRRFLSVPAISGDGVLLGQITLANSDREYTEDDLAILGSIGDLYGIALERTQTLDQLRRAKRKAEEADHAKTLFLAAMSHEIRTPMNGILGMAEYLHNREMDDERKENIGIIRDSSQHLLTVINDILDFSKIESGGTCLEDVHFDLRGVLNSTKRAFELPAKDKGLTLSLRMDGDVPRYVLGDPSRLRQVLNNLLGNSLKFTETGGIAIRVSSHDPGEEADSGVAAPRPVGVRFAVSDSGIGIPESHKELIFEQFAQAEGGYVKRTGGTGLGLAICRKLVSLMGGEIWVESELGSGSTFIFTVMFGTGDSARVVKEAAPQRPTGKVRALEVLVAEDNPVNALVARKFLDQLGHAATIVGSGEDALSALSQKRFDLVMMDLEMPDMDGLEATRRIRSGEVGRDMAEVPVIAVTAHVFSDVREKCEAGGMDGYLAKPLTMADLRRALAEVSDTAPASSVRKPADQGGGLLQRSVLWERLDGDLELYDELLQVFEQEMPTLVEGLENAAENADLNRIAILGHSLKSASTTIGATSIKEAAVQLEHAALENRLETALSLVEKIALERDAFLQERERSRAF